ACTGAGGGATCACTGTTTTGCTCAGCGTGGAGGTAGCACATGATTCCACAAGCTCAAAATGCCTAAATGAAAGCTTTTACTAAAGATGACGTGGAAAACTAACTTGCTACATAGAGAAACTGAGACGCAGAGCTACACTGCGGTCTGTTTTGTCTTGCTTTCAATCAAACACACCAAAACAACCTTCAGAGTGCTTTTCTAGCAGCCTCCTCACTTGTAGGCTACCTTCTCCTATGAGTATTGAATTACAGCAGCCTGCCTGAGAAAGGGGAAGGGTCCACAGCCCGGCCGACACTGGGAAGTCGGGGACCCATGGAGGCAGATCCCAAACAAGGAGttgtggcagcagcaggcaggtaTCGCAAACACAAGTTTCACAATATTATTTCTAGGATGGCAGAGCAGATCGTGGAGGGAAAGCAGAAACCAGGATTTTCAGAGTCATTATCTCTTGCCAGAGATTTTTCTGTGTGACCTTAAGCAAATAATTATCTTTTCCACGTCTCCATCTCTTCGcatgggaggggagaggggaaataaGCGGGGTTTAGttaaaagacagcaaaatcaCTGTTTAAAAGGAACTTGAGGAGGACACACTATCCTTAAGAGCAGGTGACTCGAGCAGCCGTCCAAGCGCTTCACCGCCGAGCAGCGcgtgcggcggcggcggctccgggccACGGGTGGGTGCCTGCGGGGTCCACACCTCACGCTCTCACAGGAAGAGCGGAGAGCACCCACCTCACGACGTGGAAGCAGCAGAGCAAGCCCGCGCCCGTGGGCGAGCCCCTCACAATGGTGATATAGAGGTAGAGGGCAATGGCCATGGTCCAGAAGAAGGAGCTGGTGTTGGAGAAGGTGGACAGGGCACCCTGCAGCACGCAGTCCCACGAGGTCCTGTCGAAGTCCTGTAGCACCCCGTAGAAGTAGGAGAGGGCTGAGAGGAGGTCCGCCAGCGACAGGTAGAGCAGGAGCTGGCGGGGACGGGTCCGCAGCTCCGGCCACAGGGCATGGGTGCAAACCAGGAGGCTGGAGCCCAGGAAGGAGAGCACACAGGAGACCAGCACGACGGCCCGCTCCGAGGCGTACAGCTCCGTGGGGGGCAAAGGCTCGGGCATGCCGGACACCGCGGCAGGGcaccgggaggcggcggcggagccgggagcggccgggcggcggcggcagcgggaggaggaggaggaggaggaggaggaggagggagaggaagccgggaggggaggcaAACACCCAGCCGCGCTGGGGAGaggacgggacgggacgggagagctggcggggcggggagggaggaagaggaaggggtgAGTGAGAAAGGCGAGGAgcgaggcggggcgggggagccgcgggagccggcgccggtcggcagccccggggcggtgcggggcggtgcggggctgcggggacccggcccgcccccgcccgtCACGGGGgagcggcccggcccggcccccccgcgcccccgggcGCGCCCCCGAGGGAAATCCCTGCAGCCGGCTGGGGTTCGACGGGACGCTTGGCGAGAAGCTGCTGCGTCCCCAGAGCCCAGAAACCATctcttttcttcaaataaacgaaaagaaaaacaagaaaaagcaaaccgAACAAACCAACCAgccccaaaaaaccacaaaaattaaaaaacccaaaccgaacaaaaaaccccaaacccgcCGTGCCTGCCCAGTGCAATGTAACAGAAGGAACCGATTCagaaagaaatgcctttttttcttttttactatcATCTCCTGAAAGCCATACTTGATACCCTTCTTCCCCCAAGGACGCAACTCTCCCACCCTTCTCCAAGACAGAACTATTTATACACAAGTACTGCAGAGAACACTCGCAGGGGCCCAGTTGGAAGCGTACGTGCTCAGAGACGCGGGATCAGAGGTTATCAGGCCGGCAATCCTCCCCCCGGTTCCCTCACCCTCCCGAGGCAGCACCAAGGTTATCTTTACCTTCCACACTCTTTACTCTGAAACCCGGCAGCACTGCCTCTTGCAGCatcctgcagcctgtgaagcAGAAAACTATAAGCAGACACGATACAGCATTGTTGCTGTTAAACATAATTTTACATGTTTAACATTTTACATGAAcagatttttacatttctgttggTAAAGAAAGTTGAAAGCATGTCCTTGTTCGCTTCTCGCTTCCCTGATACTTCACTGGCTTCCACCTTACACCTTTGATGTGGATAGGGGTGTGCTCAGTGTCCAAAGGAGATGGTTACTGTTTCAGATGCCTTGTTCTCTCCAACAGCGTAACCATTTCCTAGCTACCTAGCCATGAAGGATCCCTGCTAAGCTCACAATTTTCAACAAGGTTTATTCTCACCTGTAAAACCAGGTGGTGCCTTATCCCCACCTCCGCAAGCTTCCCTCAGCACCCTGAAGCCATCTAACACACCCTAGAAAACACATCTGACAGAAATATCTTAAAAACCTGCAGATTACTCAGTGTTTGCATATTACTTTTGGCCACAGTGTCCTTTCAGTTTTACATTCCTGACTTCCAAATTGAGAAGGCGTTCTTCTCGACGTTTTAAATCACTTCTTTTGACCAGTCTTGTATTTAGAACACACCATTTTACAACTAAGTTTTTCAGGATAAAACTAGTATTTAATTGAACACTATTTTTGCACTTTTGCCattttactgcaaaaaaaaaaaaaaagcactttttaaaaacaaaacccactttCCCCTCAGAAGTTTAAGAGGGCCACTACTGCTTACATGTTTTTAAGAGCAGGTTTTCCCACTTTTCCACTGCAGCAGTTTCTTCTTCCACCACCCTGCTGCACAGCTGTATTCAAAACCTGCAGCCAGTTCCACCACCCCCCTATGCTTTTAATTATCTGCACCTGGTTTTGACTCCTAAGTTCAAATCCAATTTTCTAATGAATCCCAGAAGTCCTTGGGGATACATGAGTGTGTCAGGCTCAGCCTTCGCACCCGCTCTGCCAGCTCCCAAAGAGCTTTTCACCGACGTTCAGCTATGCCTTGGCTACCTAGGATTGGGTGCCAGCTCTGGAGGAAGTCTTAAGAGCTTTTTATCAGATGGatttaaatcagttttgcaACAGCACAAGAAGGGGCCACATGGGTCAGCATACAGAGCACCCCCACAAATGAACCATCTTACAGCCGCCTGCCCCATGCTATCCAAATGCAGCTTCTGCTCCAGAGATTCACCTCCAAGGACAAGTCACACTAACACTGTCCAAGAAGTTGATAGATAGAACttcagagctttaaaaaaattctctttattAAATCTCCAGCTAGACCCAGGCTTGGTGTGCTGCTTCTGGGTCACCTTGATGCATCTGTCATTTGCTCTGTAAAAGTTATTTATCTTAGAAACATGATCTTCTATGGACCTCTTTGACCTTTACCACCCAGTCTTCAAAGCAGAAGTTTATCTTGGAGCGTGATGCCCTCTGCATAGTCTTTATGGGAGAAGGAAGTTGCCGCCACTTACATTTCCCCTGAACACCATCTGACACTAATAGCTTTTTTTCAACTGATCATTATTCCAGGCTTTCTTTAGCTACCTTCtgacccccaaaaaaccccacgtgACAAAACTTTGTCAAGGCtgccttcccagctgctgcttttacaCATTCTTGGCTTCTTCCTTGTTCTTTGGTTTCCCTTTCCCCACTTTTGTAGCACAAAACACTCACCCGCTTATCACCAACATCCTCACAAGCATTCAGACAAGCCACTTCATCAAATATCCTGGCTTTTGagtgttgcttttattttggggtGACAGATGTAGCTCTACAGCACAGCTTAAGTCTTGCAGGAtagctatttattttcataacttACCATGACctgaaaaactattttcttctttttaagaacTGGAAAGAAGGGAATATCTGAATCACAAGAAGTTAgtggaaatgaaaattctggttttgtctcAATTTTCTGAAAGTTGTATCTTTCCCTTAGCAATCAGAAAGGAATAAGGACAGGCATAGGATCTTCTGCTGGATCTCTCCCtactttctaaaaataagaaTACGGAAAATTTACACACAAGTCATCATCCCACAGAAGGGCATGCATAAAGAATTAGTGCTTCAAAACTGAGTAAAGTAAGAGGCAGGTAACTTCTTAAAGATTCCCActacctttcattttcttcacatctGCGTGCGCAAGACAtccagcccccagcacctctgTGGCACTCCTGTAATCCTGATATTGTTACCTTCAAATTGCAGGGCAGCAGCGCAGCTGTCTCTGCCCAGATTCACATTCCTACCTTCTGTCCCATGGAATCTGCAGCTGtccaagaacagaaatatttggaaactGCCCAAAGGTACGTGATAATCCAAGGGCAGTGTTGTGTGTAGCTCAGAGGAGAAAAGTAAACATCTAAGTAACTATCTCGTCATAAAGCGacatacaaaatgaaaattctcCTTTCAGCATTTCACATTCAGATTATCTTAAAGCACAGGGTGGGTGAAGCAACCTGGTAGTTGGTGGAAAGACACAAACACTTGAATTCCAAACTGCCTTGAACTGGTCTCACCAACTACTAAAAGAGCTTTCCGACACTGCATCTTATAAGGCATCAGTTGAGCTTTAACTACATAAATTTACCTCCACTAACTGTGGGATAGAATGTACTGACAtaacctttaaaaacaaaaaggcttcAACAATTagttctttctttgcctttgcagCTGGCTAGGAAGCCGGGCTGAGGCAGAGTTCTCAGTTAACTAGGAACCCGGTTATATGCCTTAGGGCTCTTAAGTGATTATGAGAGGCTGCAACCCCCACAGTACCTCTGCGTATCACAGACACAAGGCTTGCTTGTATAGTACCATGTTACTGTCCCGATTTTGTGCCAGACCAGCAAGACACTGCTCTTACCAGAGGTGGAAACACTTCATGGAAAAAGTACATGAGCAAAAGTTCTCGTCTCACTCTGCCTCACTCCCCCGACGCGCTCAAAGGCGAGCTCTGGGTTCACCAGGGAGAGAGGAGTCTGGACTGCTCCTGAACAATTAGGACATTATTTCACATCACAGCTTCAGATCACATACATGTGATGAAGTCCTAGCACCATTTATAGCTGTTTGACACCTAGCCAAGAGAACCCGAACTCCCTCTACCACATTCACTTTAAGGTCACAGACATAATTACAACAGAATAATATCCTCTGACTCAAAACACCAGCCACCAGCCATCTTCACTACCCACAAGAGGTCACTGCTGTTACAGGCACCAACGTTTTCACCATTATCCTGATCTAACAAGAGCTCCTCTGCCATCTCTCTAGCTCTGAAGGCAGATGGCTCTAACAGGAGATGTACCTTGGTCACCTCTCGCCATCCCTGCATCATGCCCACAGCTTGGACAGAAGTCATTTCAGGTAGGAGCCTGGAAAAAAAGTAGAGACCAGTTTCACTGcacccatttaaaaaaagtagatGTGTACTGAaattaccaggaaaaaaattaaaatcagccATTAGAGGCTCCGTTTGGCAGAAGCCCTTTAAAGTTGTAGTTTTCAAATCACCATGCAGTTCCTGTCAAGAAAGTCACTACTTGTACTGACTTCTTGTACTCATTAGCCTCTCAGGGCTCAGCCTGGGAGCAGTAAGACACCCAGCTCTCACCCACCTTCTCAGAGGAACACACAGCCACGTAACCTTTCGCTGACAGACCCGCATAGCCTGGCTATGCCCACACAAGACACGATGTATATATGGGAACATCTAGCCAAGAGTTAACAAAGCTGTTCTCTGGAAACATAAACCTAACTCTGGAATCGTAACACAATAAAAGCCGCTAGCCAACAGTTTTACCAGTGCCCGAGCTCTTCGTTTCCAGAACAGGACCATTTTTTTAAGTCATCACCTGATCCTTAGGTTCACTGCATCAGCTGAAAGCAAGCCAGGGAAGCATGGTTAAGAGAAGGCTTCTGAGGGAGAAAATCCTCATGTTTGTCCTTTGTTGCCTTTTCTAGCatgtgacaaaaaaaagaatctacATTTCTAGCAGTCCTGGCACAGATTAAGGACCTAATCCTTGACTTTATTAACCCCATCTATTCCATTTTGGACACTAATACAGACAGCTTTTGATATATCTTTAATGAAAGACATTGGGGCTGCTCAAGAAATTCCCGAATGATCACGAACAGTCTTCCTAAGAATTTCTCAGTAGCCACCCCCTCCAGAAAACAACTTCTTCAAATAGATTTAGAAGAATcaggcaaaaaacccacaaggaaAGACATTCGCTTCATACCTACTAAGAACACTAAGCAACAAGGCAGTCAGCTAAATAGGTGCAGACATGGTAGCCAACTCTtatgttgcttttcttctcagaaaaagaGTTTTGagatatttgaaaagttttatttgGCAAACACTGGGGTCAAGACAGTTCTAATACATACAACGAGGTACTACCAAGTCAACTAGGAGGAATGTGACATGCACATGTGAAGAGTCATGCTGGAAGTTTGGCACGGCGTGAGGCCATTTCACATACAGAGAACAGATTTTctggaaacagcattttaaatatgcatAGAAGTACATAGAGCCAATCCTGTAATTTGGAGATAACACCACTATGTACTGTTTTCCCTGCCCGTCCTTGTGTAGGAAACTACAAAGCAAAGTCTCACAGTTTTGTAACTGGTTAGTTTAAATTCATTCTAGGTCCTCTGGAATTAACAAATGCTATATGAATTCCTATTTTATCTTGATTATGCAAGACCAAATACTGTGGCTTTCTCTGCTCCCGCTACTTCTAGATTAACGCCCACCATCCTCCTGCTTCCCATCCTTCTGTTGTTCAACAGTACCGTAGCAGTATTCCCTCCAAGACAGGCAGGTCTGCCTCTGGTGTCCGAGTACTAACTTTGACATGTTAGCTGTTGCTCCAGCCTGGCTCCCAGTGGTTCTCAAGAGACTGAAACATGCAGTCCCCTTATCTCCTTTAACCAAACCAGCATGGCAGGCAACTGTTAGAGTAACAAATCTTCGACTGTGGGCAGGCTCAGCGTTGGGAGAGAAGAATGGCCCTGGGGCAACCAATGACAACAGGGGGAAACCTGCTGCACCAAGATGAGCCGGGGTTTATGCAGTCTTTCGTGTTCCACCTCCAGAGCACTAGCACCTCACAGCAGCGTGTGGGTACACGACTGTGAAACAGGACACACCCATCACTTACCATCAGAGCAGTATTCTGGATCTGTTTAGCAAGCCCAATGGCTTTTCTTTAATCAGGGAGAGATGCTTAGTCATTTTAAGCAATTTTCCATTAGCATAAAAAATGTGGAGTCAGGCTGCAGAGATCACACAAGAATTCAAGCCAGCAACTCTCAAAAAAGCCACGAgcaatgagaattttttttgcaGGCAGAATGTAATTAGTTACACTGCTGGAATCAAGCCAGCACAAT
This genomic stretch from Phalacrocorax carbo chromosome 20, bPhaCar2.1, whole genome shotgun sequence harbors:
- the GPR157 gene encoding G-protein coupled receptor 157 isoform X1, which encodes MVSGLWGRSSFSPSVPSNPSRLQGFPSGARPGARGGRAGPLPRDGRGRAGSPQPRTAPHRPGAADRRRLPRLPRPASLLAFLTHPFLFLPPRPASSPVPSRPLPSAAGCLPPLPASSPSSSSSSSSSSRCRRRPAAPGSAAASRCPAAVSGMPEPLPPTELYASERAVVLVSCVLSFLGSSLLVCTHALWPELRTRPRQLLLYLSLADLLSALSYFYGVLQDFDRTSWDCVLQGALSTFSNTSSFFWTMAIALYLYITIVRGSPTGAGLLCCFHVVSWGVPLGITVAAVALKKIGYDASNVSVGWCWVNLDAEDRVLWMLLTGKVWEILAYVTLPVLYILIKKHINRAHAALSEYRPILSRAPAFQPRTSIADKKLILIPVIFIILRIWSTVRFILTLCNSPAVQNSVLVVLHGIGNTFQGGANCIMFVLCTRAVRTRLFSSICCCHYDELGWSLQRSNSYRQQPETHKNKDVPGPEQTKPQLSST
- the GPR157 gene encoding G-protein coupled receptor 157 isoform X2, which codes for MVSGLWGRSSFSPSVPSNPSRLQGFPSGARPGARGGRAGPLPRDGRGRAGSPQPRTAPHRPGAADRRRLPRLPRPASLLAFLTHPFLFLPPRPASSPVPSRPLPSAAGCLPPLPASSPSSSSSSSSSSRCRRRPAAPGSAAASRCPAAVSGMPEPLPPTELYASERAVVLVSCVLSFLGSSLLVCTHALWPELRTRPRQLLLYLSLADLLSALSYFYGVLQDFDRTSWDCVLQGALSTFSNTSSFFWTMAIALYLYITIVRGSPTGAGLLCCFHVVSWGVPLGITVAAVALKKIGYDASNVSVGWCWVNLDAEDRVLWMLLTGKVWEILAYVTLPVLYILIKKHINRAGIGNTFQGGANCIMFVLCTRAVRTRLFSSICCCHYDELGWSLQRSNSYRQQPETHKNKDVPGPEQTKPQLSST